In Chloroflexota bacterium, one genomic interval encodes:
- a CDS encoding carbohydrate ABC transporter permease: MSVVPVQRVWSVSRRLFSRLLLHAVILIGALLTSVPVYYMVSTSFKDESEVFALPIHWIPHEFQGLDNYIKAFLVAPFGRFFLNSAVVALIVVLTTIFFSALAGYGLAKFSFPGRQLCFLIILSTMMIPFQVILIPLFVVVYRLGWTNSYAGLIIPGAISAFGVFLMRQFCLTLPDELLDAARIDGCSEPGIFFKITLPLMQPALATLSILTFMGSWNNLFWPMIVITRTELMTLPVGMAFFQQPLREPYWTYIMAVSTVASLPVIIVFLALQKYFIQGVVLSGMKG, translated from the coding sequence ATGTCCGTTGTTCCGGTGCAGAGGGTATGGTCTGTGAGTCGCAGGCTCTTCTCGCGTCTTTTGCTGCACGCCGTGATCCTGATCGGGGCCCTGTTGACCAGCGTCCCGGTGTATTACATGGTCAGTACGAGCTTTAAGGATGAGAGCGAGGTGTTTGCCCTCCCCATCCATTGGATTCCGCATGAGTTCCAGGGGCTGGACAACTACATAAAGGCCTTCCTCGTGGCCCCCTTCGGCCGATTCTTCCTGAACAGCGCCGTCGTGGCGCTGATCGTCGTCCTGACGACCATCTTCTTCAGCGCGCTGGCGGGATACGGCCTGGCCAAGTTCTCCTTTCCCGGGCGTCAGCTGTGTTTCCTGATCATCCTGAGCACCATGATGATCCCCTTCCAGGTCATCCTCATCCCCCTCTTCGTCGTCGTCTACCGGCTGGGGTGGACGAACTCCTATGCGGGTCTGATCATCCCCGGCGCCATCAGCGCCTTCGGCGTGTTCCTGATGCGACAGTTCTGCCTGACGCTTCCGGACGAACTGCTCGATGCGGCGCGCATCGACGGCTGTAGCGAGCCGGGGATCTTCTTCAAGATCACACTGCCGCTGATGCAGCCCGCCCTCGCCACCCTCTCCATCCTCACCTTCATGGGGAGCTGGAACAACCTGTTTTGGCCCATGATCGTCATCACACGCACCGAGTTGATGACCCTTCCCGTGGGTATGGCCTTTTTCCAGCAGCCGCTGCGCGAGCCGTACTGGACTTACATCATGGCCGTGTCCACGGTGGCCTCGTTGCCCGTGATCATCGTCTTCCTCGCGCTGCAAAAGTATTTCATCCAGGGCGTGGTGCTCTCCGGCATGAAGGGATAG
- a CDS encoding DegT/DnrJ/EryC1/StrS family aminotransferase, translating into MSTLAIHGGTPVRAKPYPPWPVYDEREIEALKDVVESRKWTSAPYLYRDCPEEWRVRQLEERFAAYHDARYGIATGSGTGGLQIAFAAAGVGPGDEVILSPITFIAGATPILHLGAVPVFADVDPETLNLDPEAVEAAITERTRAISPLHLGGYPCDMDRLNEIADRHGLMVVADACHAHGSEWKGIKVASLSHLAAFSFQQAKQITCGEGGMTITNDPDLYALCYMYHNDGRGIGEESGLYKVQGWNFRMSAFQAAVLLVQLERLDALIERKAKAVAYLEREFAAIGGLRFPKRDPRVTRQSHLYPRLRYEREAFGGVPAELFGAALQAEGIPATGHSGRLLYEHPLFMEGRFLSEAAKQVDYSRVRCPVAEASKGKWIHFDQRVLLGTREDLDDFIEAVAKLKANLDELRREAA; encoded by the coding sequence ATGAGCACGCTTGCGATCCATGGTGGGACGCCGGTGCGCGCGAAGCCTTATCCACCCTGGCCGGTGTACGATGAGCGGGAGATCGAGGCGCTCAAGGATGTGGTGGAAAGCCGCAAATGGACCAGCGCGCCCTATCTATACCGGGACTGTCCCGAGGAGTGGAGGGTTAGACAGCTTGAGGAGCGTTTCGCCGCCTACCACGATGCCCGCTATGGGATCGCCACGGGAAGTGGAACCGGTGGCTTGCAAATCGCCTTCGCCGCCGCGGGGGTGGGGCCAGGGGACGAGGTCATCCTGTCGCCGATCACCTTCATCGCCGGCGCCACGCCCATCCTTCATCTGGGAGCGGTGCCTGTTTTCGCCGACGTGGACCCGGAGACCCTCAACCTGGACCCGGAAGCGGTGGAGGCGGCCATCACGGAGCGGACGAGGGCCATCTCCCCCCTCCATCTGGGTGGCTACCCCTGTGACATGGATCGGCTCAACGAGATCGCCGACAGGCACGGCCTGATGGTCGTGGCCGATGCCTGCCATGCCCACGGTTCCGAGTGGAAGGGCATCAAGGTGGCATCCCTCTCGCACCTCGCCGCCTTCAGCTTTCAGCAGGCCAAGCAGATCACCTGCGGCGAGGGGGGCATGACCATCACCAACGATCCTGATCTGTACGCGCTGTGCTACATGTACCACAATGATGGCCGGGGGATCGGGGAAGAGAGTGGCTTGTACAAAGTTCAGGGATGGAACTTTCGCATGAGCGCCTTCCAGGCCGCGGTCCTGCTCGTGCAGCTTGAGCGACTGGATGCGTTGATCGAGCGGAAGGCGAAAGCGGTCGCGTATCTCGAGCGGGAGTTCGCCGCGATCGGCGGGCTTCGCTTCCCCAAGAGGGACCCCCGGGTGACGCGGCAGAGCCACCTGTACCCCAGGCTGCGATACGAGCGCGAGGCGTTCGGTGGGGTCCCGGCCGAGCTCTTTGGGGCTGCTCTGCAGGCGGAGGGCATCCCTGCTACGGGGCATTCGGGGCGGCTGTTGTATGAGCACCCACTTTTCATGGAGGGGCGTTTCCTCTCCGAGGCGGCCAAGCAGGTGGACTACAGCCGGGTGCGTTGCCCGGTGGCGGAGGCGTCAAAGGGGAAGTGGATTCACTTCGACCAGCGGGTTCTGCTGGGCACTCGCGAGGACCTGGATGATTTCATCGAGGCTGTGGCCAAGCTGAAGGCGAATTTGGATGAACTCCGGCGCGAGGCCGCGTGA
- a CDS encoding DegT/DnrJ/EryC1/StrS family aminotransferase, whose amino-acid sequence MAKLAIHGGPKAAERLQVPSWPMYDEEDKRAVLDVLEDRHWCRLYPGSRVEAFEKAYAEYQDARYGIAVSNGTVALELALLACGIRPGDEVLVPAVTFIASASAIVRVGAVPVFVDSDPETLSISPAGIEAAITERTRGVVAVHYGGYPIDFDAILPIVRRHDLVLIEDCAHAQGTEWKGRKVGTLGHMGAFSFQETKALTAGEGGIVLTDDEEIAERASLLHNIGRVVGRPGYEHHVLASNYRLSELQGALLHSQMRHLPEMVARKHENGEFLAQGLREIGGVEPLKRDERITQRGYYFFVIRYNREHFDGLHRDRFVEALNAEGVPCGAGYGVPLYKQPAFKRERVEPLLHPASKPWPDYEHLHLPVAERFCAEEQITIPHQVLLADRSGIQAILDAVAKIKENVGELLS is encoded by the coding sequence GTGGCGAAGCTGGCGATCCACGGCGGCCCGAAGGCCGCGGAGCGGCTACAAGTGCCATCTTGGCCGATGTACGACGAGGAGGATAAGAGGGCGGTCCTGGATGTACTGGAGGATCGGCATTGGTGTCGACTCTATCCGGGCTCTCGCGTGGAGGCCTTCGAGAAGGCCTATGCAGAGTATCAGGATGCCCGGTACGGCATCGCCGTGAGCAACGGCACCGTGGCACTGGAGCTGGCGCTGTTGGCCTGCGGCATCCGCCCCGGAGATGAGGTGCTGGTCCCGGCCGTCACGTTCATCGCCAGCGCCTCCGCCATCGTGCGGGTCGGCGCGGTGCCCGTTTTCGTCGATTCGGATCCCGAGACGCTCTCCATCTCCCCCGCGGGGATCGAGGCGGCCATCACGGAGCGCACCCGGGGCGTTGTGGCGGTGCACTATGGGGGATATCCCATCGACTTCGATGCCATCCTGCCGATCGTGCGCCGGCATGATCTGGTGCTGATCGAGGATTGCGCCCACGCCCAGGGAACCGAATGGAAGGGGCGGAAGGTGGGCACTCTGGGACATATGGGCGCCTTCTCCTTCCAGGAGACCAAGGCGCTGACGGCAGGCGAGGGAGGGATCGTCCTGACCGATGACGAGGAGATCGCGGAGCGAGCCTCTCTGCTGCACAACATCGGCCGGGTGGTCGGACGGCCGGGCTATGAGCACCACGTCCTGGCTTCCAATTACCGGCTGAGCGAGCTCCAGGGCGCGCTGCTGCACTCTCAGATGCGCCACCTGCCCGAAATGGTGGCCAGGAAGCATGAAAATGGCGAGTTCCTGGCCCAGGGGCTTAGAGAGATCGGTGGTGTGGAGCCTTTGAAGCGGGACGAGCGGATCACGCAGCGGGGATACTACTTCTTCGTCATCCGGTATAACCGCGAGCACTTCGATGGGCTGCATCGGGACCGGTTCGTCGAGGCGCTCAACGCGGAGGGGGTGCCTTGCGGCGCGGGGTATGGGGTGCCGCTTTACAAGCAGCCGGCCTTCAAGCGGGAGCGCGTGGAGCCGCTGCTTCACCCGGCCTCCAAGCCCTGGCCGGATTACGAGCACCTCCATCTGCCCGTCGCCGAGCGTTTCTGCGCCGAGGAGCAGATCACGATCCCTCACCAGGTGCTGCTGGCGGATCGATCGGGCATTCAGGCCATCCTGGATGCTGTGGCCAAGATCAAGGAGAATGTGGGCGAGCTTTTGTCTTGA
- a CDS encoding MFS transporter produces the protein MPSHTESSNSPNKAAGTRTPHPLGRREWLRSKRDRLRRHLPHTFIALRHRDFRLFWSARLITLVGNWMQRVAQGWLVLQLTDSPFLLGVVSFSGAIPVMLLGLFAGVTADRVDRRRLLLATQSSAMLLALILAALTASGRIQVTHIIAIVVLMGVVNAYDGPARQAIVVDMVGKDDLMNAVALNSSAFNMARIIGPPLAGLLIARVGIAGCFLLNGLGFLPVIAALASLRLDTRPHAPRRTSPLSDLREGLAYIAHDRVIFTILSLFGASGLFAIPYITLLPVFARDVLNVGPEGLGLMTGAIGVGALTSGLLLASLQGYRSRGWLFTVGNLGLPLVLLVFAQLHWFPLALVALACAGFAMIMQNTTGNTLIQSLVPDELRGRVLSTWMWAGMGLTQLGGLQAGAIADRWGAPTAVTVGALACLAMGLWALWRRPEVRHTA, from the coding sequence ATGCCATCACATACGGAGAGCTCGAACTCCCCCAACAAAGCGGCAGGAACACGTACGCCCCATCCCCTCGGGCGGCGCGAGTGGCTGCGCAGTAAAAGGGATCGCCTGCGCCGCCATCTACCCCATACGTTCATCGCCCTGCGGCATCGCGACTTTCGCCTCTTCTGGAGCGCCCGGCTGATCACCCTGGTCGGCAACTGGATGCAGCGCGTGGCGCAGGGCTGGCTGGTCCTGCAACTGACCGATTCCCCCTTCCTGCTGGGCGTGGTGAGCTTCTCCGGTGCCATCCCCGTCATGCTGTTGGGCCTGTTCGCCGGGGTGACGGCGGACCGCGTGGACCGACGCCGTCTGTTGCTGGCCACTCAGAGCTCGGCCATGCTGCTGGCTCTGATCCTCGCCGCCCTCACGGCCAGCGGGCGCATCCAGGTCACCCATATCATCGCGATCGTCGTGCTGATGGGCGTGGTGAACGCCTACGACGGGCCCGCCCGCCAGGCGATCGTCGTGGACATGGTGGGCAAAGACGACCTGATGAACGCCGTCGCGCTCAACTCATCCGCCTTCAACATGGCCCGCATCATTGGCCCCCCGCTGGCCGGCCTCCTCATCGCCCGCGTCGGCATCGCCGGATGCTTCCTCCTGAACGGGCTCGGCTTCCTGCCGGTGATCGCCGCCCTGGCCTCCCTGCGCCTGGACACCAGGCCGCACGCTCCCCGGCGCACATCGCCCCTGTCCGATCTACGTGAGGGGCTGGCCTACATCGCGCACGATCGCGTGATCTTCACGATCCTGTCCCTGTTCGGCGCCAGCGGCCTCTTCGCCATCCCCTACATCACGCTGCTGCCCGTGTTCGCCCGTGACGTCCTGAATGTAGGGCCGGAAGGGCTGGGGCTGATGACGGGGGCCATCGGCGTCGGAGCGCTGACCAGCGGCCTGTTGCTGGCCTCGCTGCAGGGCTATCGCAGCCGGGGATGGCTGTTCACGGTGGGCAACCTCGGCCTGCCCCTCGTGCTCCTGGTCTTCGCCCAGCTGCACTGGTTCCCCCTGGCGCTGGTCGCCCTCGCCTGCGCGGGGTTCGCCATGATCATGCAGAACACCACTGGGAACACGCTCATCCAGAGCCTGGTGCCAGATGAGCTACGCGGCCGGGTGTTGAGCACGTGGATGTGGGCGGGCATGGGGCTCACACAGTTGGGTGGGCTCCAGGCGGGCGCCATCGCCGACCGATGGGGAGCGCCGACGGCGGTCACGGTGGGCGCGCTGGCCTGCCTCGCCATGGGCCTGTGGGCGCTATGGCGACGGCCCGAGGTGCGTCATACGGCGTAG
- a CDS encoding phosphatase PAP2 family protein — MHDWLSSLMPGGIAFILAVQRWANPFLDQLFLTATYLGVDLFLVPLVAFVFWCVDRRIGQNLAYLLLTCDYFNAFLKNTLRLPRPAAEGLRILRPEESPGFPSAHAQEAVVVWGYLADQIRRPIAWALAGAIILLVSFSRIYLGVHFPHDVIGGLILGLIFLIAYQRLAPVLIRRLQELPIRYQIALAVLIPSVLWLVHPAEQLTREGGSVLLYPSAAAARDMGFLMGISLGLIAERRYVRFQVWGPWWQRAARFLLGGLVVVLFWQGPKLILPANLDATLDSALRFARYILAGMAAIWWAPWLFVRLRLAQHE; from the coding sequence ATGCATGACTGGTTATCCTCGCTGATGCCGGGCGGGATCGCGTTCATCCTCGCCGTACAACGGTGGGCGAACCCCTTTCTGGATCAGCTCTTCCTCACGGCCACCTATCTGGGGGTGGATCTCTTCCTGGTGCCGCTCGTGGCCTTCGTCTTCTGGTGCGTGGACCGGCGAATCGGGCAGAATCTGGCCTATCTGCTGCTGACGTGTGACTATTTCAACGCCTTCCTGAAGAACACGCTCCGCCTGCCCCGCCCGGCCGCCGAAGGGCTGCGCATCCTGCGCCCGGAGGAATCACCGGGGTTCCCCAGCGCCCATGCCCAGGAAGCGGTGGTCGTGTGGGGATATCTGGCCGATCAGATCCGGCGGCCCATCGCCTGGGCGCTGGCCGGGGCGATCATCCTGCTGGTCTCCTTCTCACGCATCTACTTGGGCGTCCATTTTCCCCACGATGTCATCGGTGGGCTGATCCTCGGCCTGATCTTCCTGATCGCCTACCAGCGCCTGGCCCCGGTCTTGATCCGGCGGCTGCAAGAGCTGCCGATTCGATACCAGATCGCCCTGGCCGTCCTGATCCCCAGCGTCCTCTGGCTGGTACACCCCGCGGAGCAGCTCACCCGGGAAGGCGGATCCGTGCTCCTGTATCCCTCCGCCGCGGCCGCCAGGGATATGGGTTTCCTGATGGGCATCAGCCTGGGGCTGATCGCGGAGCGGCGCTACGTGCGGTTCCAGGTGTGGGGCCCATGGTGGCAACGAGCGGCGAGATTCCTCCTGGGCGGGCTCGTCGTCGTCCTGTTCTGGCAGGGGCCCAAGCTGATCCTGCCCGCGAATCTGGACGCGACACTGGACTCCGCCCTGCGATTCGCACGATACATCCTGGCCGGGATGGCCGCGATCTGGTGGGCCCCCTGGCTCTTCGTCCGCCTGAGACTGGCTCAGCATGAATAG
- the recN gene encoding DNA repair protein RecN has translation MLVELNIRNFAIIENLSLRFDRGLNVLTGETGAGKSIIIDAVSLLLGGRASTDFVRAGADRAEIEGHFLLGPRAEAIHPILEAEGLEGEDDLLILAREVRRNGRNICRVNGRAVALSLLRDIGQHLVDIHGQGEHLSLLRVREHVNLLDRYAGLEAERAQMARLVSDLRRVRAELADLRRDERELARRIDLLTYQVQEITAARLEPGEEEALESERRRLANAERLMLLATEVAQALEEGADEQMSAIDLLGQATQALTQLARIDPDMEAVRQQIEDLSYQLADLARDVRRYQDGIEFNPQRLAQIEERLDLIYNLKRKYGDSIEEILAFAERAQAELDTITHSEERIAELEGEEERLLHEIGELGERLSAARREAGQRLAQEVERELADLRMEHARFGVDLRWREDPQGAYVGDRRVAFDATGLDQVEFLISANPGEPLRPLVRVASGGETARLMLALKTVLSRADETPTLIFDEIDVGIGGRVGAVVGRKLWGLTRAGAPEGVGHQVLCVTHLPQLAAYGDTHYHVSKAVEGDRTVTHVRRLEGDERVAELAAMLGASTAPGRESAAAMLAEAEAIKTEGRESPAQPLRVR, from the coding sequence ATGCTGGTAGAGCTGAATATCCGAAATTTCGCCATTATCGAAAACCTGTCCTTGCGGTTTGATCGCGGCCTGAACGTATTGACGGGCGAGACCGGCGCGGGCAAGTCCATCATCATCGACGCGGTCAGCCTGCTGTTGGGCGGACGCGCCTCCACGGACTTCGTCCGGGCCGGCGCCGATCGAGCGGAGATCGAGGGACACTTCCTGCTCGGACCGCGGGCGGAGGCGATCCACCCGATCCTGGAGGCGGAGGGCCTGGAGGGGGAGGACGATCTGCTGATCCTGGCCCGAGAGGTGCGCCGCAACGGTCGCAACATCTGCCGCGTCAACGGCCGGGCGGTGGCGCTCTCGCTGCTACGAGACATCGGCCAGCATCTGGTCGATATCCACGGCCAGGGCGAGCATCTCAGCCTGCTGCGCGTGCGGGAGCACGTGAACCTCCTCGATCGCTACGCGGGCCTGGAGGCGGAGCGAGCGCAGATGGCCCGCCTGGTGAGCGATCTCCGCCGGGTGAGGGCCGAGCTGGCCGACCTGCGACGCGACGAGCGAGAGCTGGCCCGGCGCATCGACCTCCTCACCTACCAGGTGCAGGAGATCACCGCCGCCCGATTGGAGCCGGGCGAGGAGGAGGCGCTGGAATCGGAGCGCCGTCGGCTGGCGAACGCGGAGCGGCTGATGCTGCTGGCCACCGAGGTGGCCCAGGCGCTGGAGGAGGGCGCCGACGAACAGATGTCGGCCATCGACTTGCTGGGCCAGGCGACGCAGGCACTCACCCAGCTGGCCCGCATCGACCCCGACATGGAAGCCGTTCGGCAGCAGATCGAGGACCTCTCCTACCAGCTGGCGGATCTGGCCCGGGACGTGCGGCGCTACCAGGACGGGATCGAGTTCAACCCCCAGCGCCTGGCCCAGATCGAGGAGCGGCTGGACCTGATCTACAACCTCAAACGCAAGTACGGGGATTCCATTGAGGAGATCCTGGCCTTCGCCGAGCGGGCTCAGGCCGAGCTGGACACGATCACGCATTCGGAGGAGCGGATCGCCGAGCTGGAGGGGGAAGAGGAACGCCTGCTCCACGAGATCGGAGAGCTGGGAGAGCGGCTGTCCGCCGCGCGGCGGGAGGCCGGCCAGCGGCTGGCTCAAGAGGTAGAGCGAGAGCTCGCCGACCTGCGCATGGAGCACGCCCGCTTCGGCGTGGACCTGCGGTGGCGAGAGGACCCACAGGGCGCCTATGTGGGGGATCGCCGCGTGGCCTTCGATGCGACCGGCCTGGACCAGGTGGAGTTCCTGATCTCGGCGAACCCCGGGGAGCCGCTGCGGCCGCTGGTCCGGGTGGCCTCCGGCGGCGAGACGGCCCGGCTAATGCTGGCGCTGAAGACGGTCCTGAGCCGGGCGGACGAGACACCCACCCTGATCTTCGACGAGATCGACGTGGGCATCGGCGGCCGGGTAGGGGCCGTGGTCGGCCGCAAGCTCTGGGGGCTGACCCGCGCCGGCGCCCCGGAGGGCGTCGGACATCAGGTGCTCTGCGTCACCCACCTACCGCAACTGGCGGCCTACGGGGACACCCACTATCACGTGAGCAAGGCGGTGGAGGGAGACCGCACCGTCACCCACGTCCGCCGGTTGGAGGGCGATGAGCGCGTGGCCGAACTGGCGGCGATGCTGGGGGCATCCACCGCGCCGGGACGGGAGAGCGCGGCCGCCATGCTGGCCGAGGCCGAGGCGATTAAGACGGAGGGTCGGGAATCGCCCGCTCAGCCACTGCGTGTCCGATAA
- a CDS encoding NAD(+)/NADH kinase, producing the protein MVDESPATAPGATQQARADGWRVGILHHPRKPESQTLALEMAAVIRSRGGHPWLASAWDEPSVTSLLPGANLVITLGGDGTMLRAARMGARFDVPILGVKMGRLSFLAEIEPTGWQEPLERVLDGQFWMEEHMMLDVTVHHRAAIQPHHHHYEALNDVVVSRGKLARIVRIPTYVDGEYLTTYAADGVIVSTATGSTGYALACGGPILPPELKNILLIPIAPHLSLDRAIVLSQGATVKLDVNSDHETILTIDGQFRVDLSNGDRVEVTSSPHVAHFVRLRDRKYFYRELMDRLRWQL; encoded by the coding sequence ATGGTAGACGAGAGCCCGGCAACCGCCCCCGGAGCTACTCAACAAGCCCGGGCGGATGGCTGGCGAGTGGGCATCCTGCACCACCCGCGCAAGCCGGAGTCGCAAACTCTCGCCTTGGAGATGGCTGCCGTCATTCGCAGCCGTGGAGGCCACCCGTGGCTGGCCTCCGCCTGGGATGAGCCCTCCGTGACCTCGCTACTGCCCGGGGCGAACCTGGTCATCACCCTCGGCGGCGATGGCACGATGCTGCGAGCGGCGCGCATGGGCGCCCGCTTCGACGTCCCCATCCTGGGCGTGAAGATGGGACGCCTCAGCTTCCTGGCGGAGATCGAGCCCACCGGCTGGCAAGAGCCATTGGAGCGCGTCCTGGATGGCCAGTTTTGGATGGAAGAGCACATGATGCTGGACGTGACCGTCCACCACAGGGCCGCGATTCAGCCCCATCATCACCACTACGAGGCGCTGAACGACGTCGTGGTGAGCCGCGGGAAGCTGGCGCGCATCGTCCGCATCCCCACGTATGTGGACGGCGAGTATCTGACCACCTACGCGGCCGATGGCGTGATCGTATCCACGGCCACAGGATCCACCGGCTACGCGCTGGCATGCGGCGGCCCCATCCTGCCGCCGGAGCTGAAGAACATCCTGCTCATCCCTATTGCGCCGCACCTCAGCCTGGATCGGGCGATCGTGCTCTCCCAAGGGGCCACCGTCAAGCTGGATGTGAACAGCGACCATGAGACCATCCTGACCATCGACGGCCAGTTTCGGGTCGACCTGAGCAATGGCGATCGCGTGGAGGTGACCTCCAGCCCCCACGTCGCCCACTTCGTGCGCCTGCGAGATCGAAAATATTTCTATCGGGAGCTGATGGACCGACTGCGATGGCAACTGTAA